The Methylocella tundrae genome contains the following window.
CCGGCCGACGTCGAGACAGTGACGCATGTCGATCGCTGCCTCTCCTGCCTCTCCTGCATGACGACCTGCCCCTCCGGCGTCAATTACATGCATCTCGTCGACGAGGCTCGCATCCGCATCGAAAAAACCTATGCCCGTCCCCTGCCCGACCGCGCGCTTCGCGCCCTGCTCGGCTTTATTCTGCCTTATCCGTTCCGCTTCCGCATCGCGCTGCGCGGAGCCGCGCTCGCCGCGCCGCTGAAGCCGATCCTGTCCCGCTTTGGCCAGCTTGGCGATCGAATGGGCGCGATGATCGCGCTCGCGCCGCTGCGCCTGCCCCCGCGTTCGACCTTTCCGGACGCCGGCGAGATCAAACCCGCAGGCCGCAGGCTCGCCCGCGTCGCCCTGCTCGGCGGCTGCGCCCAAAAAGTGCTGCGGCCCGGCATCAATGACGCCACGATCCGGCTGCTGACCCGCGTCGGCGTCGAGGTCGTGCTGCCGAAAAACGAAGGGTGCTGCGGCGCGCTGGTGCACCATCTCGGCCAGGAAGAGCACGCCCTCGCCGAGGCGCGTCACAATGTCGACGTGTGGACGGCCGAGATCGAGCGCGGCGGCCTTGACGCCATCATCATCACGGCCTCAGGCTGCGGCACCGTCATCAAGGACTATGGCTTCCTCCTGCGCAATGACCCCGCCTACGCCGCCAAGGCCGCGAAGGTCTCGTCCATCACCAAGGACGTCACCGAGTTTCTTGGAACGCTGAAGCTGCCGGAGCCCGTCAACCGGCCGGGCCTTACCCTCGCCTATCATTCGGCCTGCTCCATGCAGCATGGCCAGAAAATTACGACACTGCCGAAGCAGCTTCTGACCGCCGCCGGCTTCAAGGTGCGCGACGTGCCGGAAGGGCATCTTTGCTGCGGATCGGCCGGCACCTACAACATCCTGCAGCCGGAGATCGCGGCGCAGCTTCGCGACAGAAAAATCGCCAATATCCTGACAACGGAGCCGGACGCCGTCGCAACGGGCAATATCGGCTGCATCACGCAAATCGGCCGCGGCCTTGGCCTTCCCGTGCTGCACACCGTCGAATTGCTGGACTATGCCTATGGCGGCCCCAAGCCCGCCGGGCTGGCGTCCCTTGGGTGAGCCGGCAGGCAAAACCGGCGTAGAGCCAGTCCCCCGAAGTCTCATAGAGTCGGGCCGTGGTCATCACGGCGAGCGCGAATTTGCAGCTGTCCGCGTCGATGACGCGCTCCTTGGTGAGCGGATTGAC
Protein-coding sequences here:
- the glcF gene encoding glycolate oxidase subunit GlcF yields the protein MQTHFSLAQLADPGIAESETILRKCVHCGFCTATCPTFVLLGDELDSPRGRIYLIKQMLENDRPADVETVTHVDRCLSCLSCMTTCPSGVNYMHLVDEARIRIEKTYARPLPDRALRALLGFILPYPFRFRIALRGAALAAPLKPILSRFGQLGDRMGAMIALAPLRLPPRSTFPDAGEIKPAGRRLARVALLGGCAQKVLRPGINDATIRLLTRVGVEVVLPKNEGCCGALVHHLGQEEHALAEARHNVDVWTAEIERGGLDAIIITASGCGTVIKDYGFLLRNDPAYAAKAAKVSSITKDVTEFLGTLKLPEPVNRPGLTLAYHSACSMQHGQKITTLPKQLLTAAGFKVRDVPEGHLCCGSAGTYNILQPEIAAQLRDRKIANILTTEPDAVATGNIGCITQIGRGLGLPVLHTVELLDYAYGGPKPAGLASLG
- a CDS encoding glutaminase, producing MVNPGAMGATLADGGVNPLTKERVIDADSCKFALAVMTTARLYETSGDWLYAGFACRLTQGTPARRAWGRHRHSPAIRRCAAREGQGRGRFA